Proteins from a genomic interval of Fundulus heteroclitus isolate FHET01 chromosome 21, MU-UCD_Fhet_4.1, whole genome shotgun sequence:
- the ropn1l gene encoding ropporin-1-like protein isoform X2 has translation MPVPDTFYCAQQINIPPKLPDILKDFTKAAIRTQPKDLLQWCSAYFNALAKGECLPVKERLEMNVATQKTDTGLTPGLLKILHKQLSPRPACSKEELQMKWKGLCLPVAQLETLLSLGSFDSEVAWMEFFALGCSALGGTLMSSLKHACEILTNDEEGGPARIPFDTFAQLYAYLARLDGDVRQDHIDNFLNSLQPQVDKQNGMIQVSNFYSSRMFGKVR, from the exons ATGCCTGTTCCGGACACGTTCTACTGTGCCCAGCAGATCAACATCCCTCCCAAGCTGCCAGACATCCTCAAAGACTTCACGAAGGCAGCCATCCGAACCCAGCCGAAGGATCTGCTGCAGTGGTGTTCGGC ATACTTCAACGCGCTGGCCAAAGGAGAGTGTCTGCCGGTGAAGGAGAGGCTGGAGATGAATGTTGCCACCCAGAAGACCGACACAGGATTGACTCCAGGCCTGCTGAAGATCCTCCATAAGCAA CTGTCTCCAAGGCCAGCGTGCAGcaaagaggagctgcagatgaAATGGAAGGGTCTCTGTCTTCCCGTGGCTCAACTGGAGACCCTGCTGTCGCTGGGCAGCTTTGATTCAGAAGTCGCCTGGATGGAGTTTTTTGCCCTGGGCTGCAGTGCTCTTGGAGGG ACTCTCATGAGCTCCCTGAAACACGCCTGTGAGATTCTGACAAACgacgaggagggcggccccgccAGGATCCCGTTCGACACCTTCGCCCAGCTCTACGCCTACCTGGCTCGCCTAGATGGGGACGTGCGGCAGGACCACATCGACAACTTCCTCAACAGCCTGCAGCCACAAGT CGACAAGCAGAACGGCATGATTCAAGTCTCCAACTTCTACTCCAGCAGGATGTTTGGGAAGGTCAGATAG
- the ropn1l gene encoding ropporin-1-like protein isoform X1, with translation MPVPDTFYCAQQINIPPKLPDILKDFTKAAIRTQPKDLLQWCSAYFNALAKGECLPVKERLEMNVATQKTDTGLTPGLLKILHKQLSPRPACSKEELQMKWKGLCLPVAQLETLLSLGSFDSEVAWMEFFALGCSALGGTLMSSLKHACEILTNDEEGGPARIPFDTFAQLYAYLARLDGDVRQDHIDNFLNSLQPQVAIQDGMIKPVNFIHMDDMDSTPSSSSVFSRTTPAAEQD, from the exons ATGCCTGTTCCGGACACGTTCTACTGTGCCCAGCAGATCAACATCCCTCCCAAGCTGCCAGACATCCTCAAAGACTTCACGAAGGCAGCCATCCGAACCCAGCCGAAGGATCTGCTGCAGTGGTGTTCGGC ATACTTCAACGCGCTGGCCAAAGGAGAGTGTCTGCCGGTGAAGGAGAGGCTGGAGATGAATGTTGCCACCCAGAAGACCGACACAGGATTGACTCCAGGCCTGCTGAAGATCCTCCATAAGCAA CTGTCTCCAAGGCCAGCGTGCAGcaaagaggagctgcagatgaAATGGAAGGGTCTCTGTCTTCCCGTGGCTCAACTGGAGACCCTGCTGTCGCTGGGCAGCTTTGATTCAGAAGTCGCCTGGATGGAGTTTTTTGCCCTGGGCTGCAGTGCTCTTGGAGGG ACTCTCATGAGCTCCCTGAAACACGCCTGTGAGATTCTGACAAACgacgaggagggcggccccgccAGGATCCCGTTCGACACCTTCGCCCAGCTCTACGCCTACCTGGCTCGCCTAGATGGGGACGTGCGGCAGGACCACATCGACAACTTCCTCAACAGCCTGCAGCCACAAGT GGCGATCCAGGATGGGATGATAAAACCTGTGAACTTTATCCACATGGACGACATGGATTCAACTCCATCTAGCTCCTCCGTTTTCTCCAGAACAACCCCAGCAGCTGAACAGGACTAA